One segment of bacterium DNA contains the following:
- a CDS encoding carbohydrate binding family 9 domain-containing protein: MRHPRPLGLLSVSVLTIAAASAAADGWVATYHPELEISRAAGEIDVDGDLNDAGWAGQPRARHFAEHNPGDQVQPPVATVALMTYDDEHLYVAYICYDDPALVRASFTERDRIWSDDYVITAIDTYADQSWAYEIACNPLGIQGDLLWSANGGEDMGYDMVFHSAGKVTDEGWQVELAIPWSSLRFPNRDEQVWRVDFWRNHPRDVRGQYSWAAYDRDENCWPCKWGTITGIRGVAPGRGIEIMPSQIFTQYGGRGEDAAWTNEDILGEFSIGARANLSSSFTVEGTYNPDFSQIEADAAQIDVNTTFALSFPERRPFFQEGSDMYTSFFNTVYTRVINAPRYAAKLTGRPGSTSIAYLVARDEHTPLTLPLEERSLFARGGESTSNILRVRHALDGGNYVGLTATDRRIDGGGAGTVVGLDGRWRLSQSMQLEWQALGTRVEEPRDLALNARLQEDYEEDPAGILFDGGKRNAAFDGEIYDGRGIYGSLEIDKSDWGVGLDYWERSPTFRVGNGFEPRNNRRDVSVDASYVWRFDGHPLLEWISPSVNTSRVWNFAGTRKDEWIWAGLSTRLRWAQAWFQLSHMESNELFDGIEFRGIEATALDAQILPGDKVRGGFSVATGHRIARGAQVMGKQNNAMIWIDLKPADRFLFETSWHWIESGNAATGEPLFKGFILRSRWGLQFTRELSARLVIQYDDFNELWEADPLVTYRINPFSTFYCGSTRDYLVIDPENDGIDAWRLTDRQYFMKLQYLFQL, translated from the coding sequence ATGAGACATCCCCGCCCGCTCGGCCTGCTCTCGGTATCCGTCCTGACCATCGCCGCCGCCTCCGCCGCCGCCGACGGCTGGGTCGCCACCTACCACCCGGAGCTGGAGATCTCCCGCGCCGCCGGCGAGATCGACGTCGACGGCGATCTGAACGACGCCGGCTGGGCCGGCCAACCCCGCGCCCGGCATTTCGCCGAGCACAACCCCGGCGACCAGGTCCAGCCGCCCGTGGCGACCGTGGCCCTGATGACCTACGACGACGAGCACCTCTACGTCGCCTACATCTGCTACGACGACCCCGCCCTGGTGCGCGCCAGCTTCACCGAACGCGACCGCATCTGGAGCGACGACTACGTCATCACGGCCATCGACACCTACGCCGACCAGTCGTGGGCCTACGAGATCGCCTGCAACCCGCTGGGCATCCAGGGCGACCTGCTCTGGTCGGCCAACGGCGGCGAGGACATGGGCTACGACATGGTCTTCCACAGCGCGGGCAAGGTCACCGACGAGGGCTGGCAGGTGGAGCTGGCCATCCCCTGGTCCAGCCTGCGTTTCCCGAACCGGGACGAGCAGGTGTGGCGCGTCGATTTCTGGCGCAACCATCCCCGCGATGTGCGCGGCCAGTATTCCTGGGCCGCCTACGACCGCGACGAGAACTGCTGGCCCTGCAAGTGGGGGACGATCACGGGCATCCGCGGTGTCGCGCCCGGCAGGGGCATCGAGATCATGCCCTCGCAGATCTTCACCCAGTACGGCGGTCGGGGGGAGGACGCCGCCTGGACCAACGAAGACATCCTGGGCGAGTTCTCCATCGGCGCCAGGGCCAACCTCTCGTCCAGCTTCACGGTCGAGGGCACCTACAATCCCGACTTCAGCCAGATCGAGGCCGACGCCGCGCAGATCGACGTGAATACCACCTTCGCCCTGTCCTTTCCCGAGCGACGGCCCTTCTTCCAGGAGGGCAGCGACATGTACACCTCTTTCTTCAACACCGTCTACACGCGGGTGATCAACGCGCCTCGCTACGCCGCCAAGCTGACCGGCCGACCGGGAAGCACCAGCATCGCCTACCTGGTGGCGCGCGACGAGCACACGCCCTTGACGTTGCCCCTGGAGGAGCGCAGCCTCTTCGCTCGGGGCGGCGAGAGCACGTCGAACATCCTGCGCGTGCGGCACGCCCTCGACGGCGGCAACTACGTGGGCCTGACGGCGACCGATCGCCGCATCGACGGCGGCGGCGCCGGCACGGTCGTCGGTCTGGACGGGCGCTGGCGGCTGAGCCAATCCATGCAGCTGGAGTGGCAGGCGCTGGGCACGCGGGTCGAGGAGCCGCGGGATTTGGCCCTGAACGCCCGGTTGCAGGAAGACTACGAAGAGGACCCCGCCGGGATCCTGTTCGACGGCGGCAAGCGCAATGCCGCCTTCGACGGCGAGATATACGACGGGCGAGGCATCTACGGCAGCCTGGAAATCGACAAGAGCGACTGGGGTGTGGGTCTCGACTACTGGGAACGCAGCCCCACCTTCCGCGTCGGCAACGGGTTCGAGCCGCGCAACAATCGCCGCGACGTGTCGGTCGACGCCAGCTACGTGTGGCGTTTCGACGGGCATCCGCTGCTGGAGTGGATCTCGCCGAGCGTCAACACGAGCCGTGTCTGGAATTTCGCCGGCACCCGCAAGGACGAGTGGATATGGGCCGGCCTGTCCACGCGTCTGCGCTGGGCGCAGGCCTGGTTCCAGCTGTCGCACATGGAAAGCAACGAGCTCTTCGACGGCATCGAGTTCCGTGGCATCGAGGCCACGGCCCTGGACGCACAGATCCTGCCCGGCGACAAGGTGCGCGGCGGATTCTCCGTCGCGACCGGGCACCGCATCGCCCGTGGCGCCCAGGTCATGGGCAAGCAGAACAACGCGATGATCTGGATCGATCTGAAGCCCGCCGACCGTTTCCTCTTCGAGACCAGCTGGCACTGGATCGAGAGCGGAAACGCGGCGACCGGCGAGCCGCTCTTCAAGGGCTTCATCCTGCGCAGCCGCTGGGGCCTGCAGTTCACGCGCGAGCTGTCGGCGCGGCTGGTCATCCAGTACGACGATTTCAACGAGCTGTGGGAGGCCGATCCCCTGGTCACCTACCGGATCAACCCGTTCTCGACCTTCTACTGCGGCTCGACCCGCGACTACCTGGTGATCGATCCGGAAAACGACGGCATCGACGCGTGGCGCCTGACCGACCGGCAGTACTTCATGAAGCTGCAGTACCTGTTCCAGCTGTAG
- a CDS encoding DUF1684 domain-containing protein → MGFGRWAFLAAFAVLAPGGCGGDSAYVAEIDAWHAARVDRLRGEDGWLTLTGLHPLREGANTVGSSEGADVRLDGKAPARTGVLEIAGGGIVFRAEPDAKVHVAGDDEKDVETIAMRTDMQDDTTVLAVGTLTFHVIDRGGLLLLRVKDRESATRRDFKGIARFPVDEIWRVTARLAPHDPPRGVTMPNVLGRTSEEPSPGVLIFELAGEICSLTPVGKPDEDLFIVFADATSGAETYGGGRFLSTEAPAADGTVVLDFNKAVIPPCAFTPYATCPLPPAGNTLGVGVRAGEKTWGDH, encoded by the coding sequence ATGGGATTCGGGCGATGGGCATTCCTGGCCGCCTTCGCCGTCCTGGCCCCGGGCGGCTGCGGCGGCGATTCCGCCTACGTGGCGGAGATCGACGCCTGGCACGCCGCGCGCGTCGACAGGCTGCGCGGCGAGGACGGCTGGCTGACGCTGACGGGGCTGCATCCGCTGCGCGAAGGCGCCAACACGGTCGGTTCGTCCGAAGGCGCCGACGTACGTCTGGACGGGAAGGCGCCGGCGCGCACCGGCGTGCTGGAGATCGCCGGGGGCGGCATCGTTTTCAGAGCCGAACCGGACGCCAAGGTCCACGTCGCCGGGGACGACGAGAAGGACGTCGAGACGATCGCCATGCGCACCGACATGCAGGACGACACCACCGTGCTGGCGGTCGGCACCCTGACCTTCCACGTCATCGACCGCGGCGGCCTGCTGCTGCTGCGCGTGAAGGATCGCGAGAGCGCTACCCGGCGCGACTTCAAGGGCATCGCGCGCTTCCCCGTCGACGAGATCTGGCGCGTCACGGCGCGTCTGGCGCCCCACGATCCGCCCCGCGGCGTGACGATGCCGAACGTGCTGGGCCGGACCTCGGAGGAGCCGAGCCCCGGCGTGCTGATCTTCGAGCTGGCTGGTGAGATCTGCAGCCTGACCCCCGTGGGAAAGCCGGACGAGGACCTGTTCATCGTCTTCGCGGACGCCACCTCGGGCGCCGAGACCTACGGCGGCGGCCGCTTCCTCTCGACCGAAGCGCCGGCCGCCGACGGCACGGTCGTGCTGGACTTCAACAAGGCGGTCATTCCGCCCTGCGCGTTCACGCCCTATGCCACGTGCCCGCTGCCGCCTGCGGGGAACACGCTGGGGGTGGGGGTGCGGGCGGGCGAGAAGACCTGGGGTGATCACTGA